In a single window of the Aquipuribacter sp. SD81 genome:
- a CDS encoding class I SAM-dependent methyltransferase: MSEQQPHYFDADPAAPARARELSLDLDGRAVRVRTAAGVFSGDRLDPGTAVLLRSATDVPAGGDLLDLGCGWGPLALALAARAPAATVWAVDVNARARALTAENAALNGLTNVRVAAPEDVDPALRFAAVWSNPPIRIGKAALHDLLRLWLPRLATGGHADLVVQRNLGADSLHRWLADGLDDPAGLGAHLATTRLASSKGYRVLRVRRDVSG, encoded by the coding sequence GTGAGCGAGCAGCAGCCCCACTACTTCGACGCCGACCCGGCGGCGCCCGCCCGCGCGCGCGAGCTCTCGCTCGACCTCGACGGCCGGGCCGTGCGGGTGCGGACGGCGGCGGGGGTCTTCAGCGGCGACCGGCTCGACCCGGGCACGGCCGTGCTGCTGCGCTCGGCGACGGACGTGCCCGCGGGCGGGGACCTGCTCGACCTCGGCTGCGGGTGGGGACCGCTCGCCCTCGCGCTCGCGGCCCGCGCCCCGGCGGCGACGGTGTGGGCGGTCGACGTCAACGCCCGCGCGCGAGCGCTCACGGCCGAGAACGCCGCCCTGAACGGCCTCACCAACGTGCGGGTCGCGGCGCCGGAGGACGTCGACCCCGCGCTGCGCTTCGCCGCCGTGTGGTCCAACCCGCCGATCCGGATCGGCAAGGCCGCCCTGCACGACCTGCTGCGGCTCTGGCTGCCGCGGCTCGCGACCGGAGGCCACGCGGACCTCGTCGTGCAGCGCAACCTCGGCGCCGACTCCCTGCACCGCTGGCTCGCCGACGGCCTGGACGACCCGGCGGGCCTCGGCGCGCACCTCGCGACGACCCGGCTCGCGAGCAGCAAGGGCTACCGGGTGCTGCGGGTCCGCCGGGACGTCAGCGGCTGA